The proteins below come from a single Amphiura filiformis chromosome 15, Afil_fr2py, whole genome shotgun sequence genomic window:
- the LOC140171983 gene encoding mitogen-activated protein kinase kinase kinase 7-like, with amino-acid sequence MEYIHKDVKSPNYLIAEGNILKLADFGLAKKSAITIKNATERASLPWMAPELMTDEVLSPFYDIHAYGVVVWELWTTEIPFEGSDAPNTIWRICNDGERPVIPPDCPKALADLMRQCWDKDWHKRPTIDHILLVLTSAEREHFQQRLTTGSFMLEKVFGKGQPGKLSCAMGIEVSPTGDVAVASRAAKIQVYNAEGQHKLSIDTTQGLMPGTQSWPWNVTVSTEGNYVITDGTRFIKVYDSSGMYKDRWVAISPENKPSNTENTTLIGLTMDSKGQLLVGEVKQKYISRHRQDGSHITSIKVNIKPYFLAVTSQDTIIVSNYWNYVQIVNSTGHMLHTFKPPSHVTRWYAYGVCCYEDIIFICNNRSPSHGVHCFSSSGEYLRSIDTKDYPHCLAIGKRKLYVTYHDRVEIYSCG; translated from the exons ATGGAGTACATTCACAAAGATGTGAAATCCCCGAACTACTTGATAGCTGAAGGAAACATCCTCAAACTCGCCGATTTCGGGTTAGCTAAGAAGAGTGCGATCACAATCAAGAATGCAACAGAAAGAGCCTCTCTCCCCTGGATGGCCCCAGAACTAATGACAGATGAAGTCCTATCTCCTTTTTATGACATTCATGCCTATGGAGTGGTGGTCTGGGAGCTGTGGACAACAGAAATTCCATTTGAAGGCTCTGATGCTCCTAATACCATCTGGAGAATATGCAATGATGGTGAGAGACCGGTGATTCCTCCCGACTGCCCTAAAGCTCTGGCTGACTTGATGAGACAATGCTGGGATAAAGACTGGCATAAGAGGCCTACCATTGACCATATTCTGTTGGTG TTGACATCTGCAGAGAGGGAGCACTTTCAGCAGAGGCTCACTACTGGATCCTTCATGCTTGAGAAGGTATTTGGCAAAGGTCAGCCTGGTAAGCTGTCTTGTGCTATGGGCATTGAAGTCAGCCCTACAGGAGATGTTGCTGTAGCATCCCGCGCAGCAAAGATACAGGTGTACAATGCAGAAGGACAACACAAACTCAGTATTGATACTACACAAGGACTGATGCCTGGGACACAATCATGGCCTTGGAATGTCACTGTCAGCACTGAAGGAAATTATGTTATCACAGATGGCACCAGATTCATTAAAGTGTATGATTCTTCTGGTATGTATAAAGACAGATGGGTTGCCATATCACCTGAAAACAAGCCATCAAATACTGAAAATACTACACTAATAGGACTGACAATGGATAGCAAGGGTCAACTATTGGTAGGAGAGGTCAAACAGAAGTATATCAGCAGGCATAGGCAAGATGGATCTCACATCACTAGCATCAAAGTAAACATTAAGCCATACTTTCTAGCTGTGACATCACAAGATACAATCATTGTAAGTAACTATTGGAATTACGTACAGATAGTGAACAGCACAGGACATATGCTACATACATTCAAGCCTCCATCTCATGTGACAAGATGGTATGCTTATGGAGTTTGCTGCTATGAGGACATCATATTCATCTGTAACAATAGGTCACCCAGCCATGGAGTCCACTGCTTCTCATCATCTGGTGAATACCTGAGATCCATTGATACCAAGGACTACCCTCACTGTCTTGCAATTGGGAAGAGAAAACTGTATGTGACATATCATGATAGAGTTGAAATCTATTCATGTGGATAA